The following proteins are co-located in the Shouchella hunanensis genome:
- a CDS encoding GbsR/MarR family transcriptional regulator, whose product METTNYDPSLDERLQHIRETFIHELSTNLHLYGMNESTGRLYGALLFEENALTLDQMSDHLGMSKTSMSTSIRQLTEANMARKVWQKGVRKDLYTSEDDWYNSFIAIFTKQWRTAIERNRKASLEMEQELQSLLEEAPHLTDQIKIDLIKLQHANGYYDWIDDFVTTLESGEIFKTLPKK is encoded by the coding sequence ATGGAGACAACAAACTATGATCCATCTTTAGATGAACGACTCCAACATATACGTGAAACATTCATCCATGAGCTATCCACAAACCTTCATCTATACGGCATGAATGAATCAACTGGTCGTCTTTACGGAGCACTCCTATTTGAAGAAAACGCCCTAACCCTCGACCAAATGAGTGATCATTTAGGTATGAGCAAGACAAGTATGAGCACGAGTATTCGTCAGCTAACGGAAGCGAATATGGCCAGAAAGGTATGGCAGAAGGGTGTACGAAAAGACCTCTATACGTCAGAAGACGATTGGTATAATTCCTTTATAGCGATTTTTACAAAGCAATGGCGAACGGCTATAGAACGCAATCGTAAAGCCAGTCTAGAAATGGAGCAGGAGTTACAGTCTCTTCTAGAGGAAGCCCCTCACTTAACAGATCAAATTAAAATTGATTTAATAAAACTCCAGCACGCAAACGGCTATTATGATTGGATCGATGACTTTGTTACCACCCTTGAAAGCGGGGAAATTTTCAAAACATTACCAAAGAAGTAA
- a CDS encoding quaternary amine ABC transporter ATP-binding protein, translating to MSKIKVEGLTKVFGKKPKRALDMLKEGKKKPEILEKTGLTVGVDRASFEVEDGEIFVIMGLSGSGKSTLVRLLNRLINPTVGSVMVDGEDLAKMDQKNLREVRRKKMSMVFQKFGLFPNRTILSNVEYGLEIQGIPKEKRKETAQTSLELVGLKGYETSYPDQLSGGMQQRVGLARALANDPDILLMDEAFSALDPLIRKDMQDELLDLQEKMNRTIIFITHDLDEALRIGDRIMIMKDGSVVQIGTPEEILTKPENEYVERFVEDVDRSKVFTAENVMIRPETINLEKDGPRVALQRMKDAGISSIYVTKRNRDLVGIIHATDVSELIKQNVNSVESIIIEDIPSVEKDTPLNELMDRLAVSAVPLVVKEENRLKGIIVRSAVLGALSGSEVDFNGFSTPSGSR from the coding sequence TTGTCGAAAATAAAGGTTGAAGGTTTAACTAAAGTGTTTGGCAAAAAACCTAAACGAGCCTTAGATATGCTAAAAGAAGGTAAGAAAAAACCTGAGATATTAGAGAAAACAGGATTGACCGTTGGGGTTGATCGGGCGAGTTTCGAAGTTGAAGATGGCGAAATTTTCGTAATAATGGGACTTTCTGGTAGTGGGAAGTCAACGCTAGTTCGACTTCTAAATCGCTTAATTAATCCAACAGTCGGAAGCGTTATGGTCGATGGGGAAGATTTAGCGAAAATGGACCAAAAAAACCTTCGCGAAGTTCGACGTAAAAAAATGAGCATGGTGTTTCAAAAGTTTGGTTTGTTTCCAAACCGTACCATTTTAAGCAATGTCGAATATGGGCTTGAAATTCAAGGTATTCCGAAAGAAAAAAGAAAAGAGACAGCTCAAACATCATTAGAACTTGTTGGATTAAAAGGATATGAAACAAGTTATCCTGATCAACTCTCTGGTGGTATGCAGCAACGTGTTGGTTTAGCACGAGCGCTTGCAAATGATCCGGACATTCTTTTGATGGATGAAGCATTTTCGGCACTTGATCCACTTATTCGTAAAGATATGCAAGATGAATTACTTGATCTACAAGAAAAAATGAATCGCACGATTATCTTTATTACGCATGATTTGGATGAGGCGCTTAGAATTGGTGATCGCATCATGATCATGAAAGACGGTTCTGTTGTTCAAATTGGGACGCCCGAGGAAATTTTAACAAAGCCGGAAAACGAATATGTTGAGCGCTTTGTTGAAGATGTGGATCGTTCGAAAGTTTTTACTGCTGAAAACGTCATGATTCGTCCAGAGACGATTAATCTTGAAAAAGATGGTCCTCGTGTGGCGCTGCAACGAATGAAAGATGCAGGCATCTCTAGTATTTACGTGACAAAGCGTAATCGAGACCTTGTTGGTATTATTCATGCTACAGATGTTTCTGAACTGATCAAGCAAAATGTTAACAGTGTAGAATCCATTATTATTGAAGATATTCCAAGTGTAGAAAAGGATACGCCTTTAAATGAATTAATGGACCGTCTAGCAGTGAGCGCTGTACCGCTTGTTGTTAAAGAAGAAAATAGATTAAAAGGTATTATTGTACGAAGCGCAGTTCTAGGTGCGTTATCAGGAAGTGAGGTCGATTTTAATGGATTTTCTACCCCGTCTGGAAGTAGGTGA